Proteins encoded together in one Oceanidesulfovibrio indonesiensis window:
- the fusA gene encoding elongation factor G, which yields MAPKVSKRRLDKLRNIGIIAHIDAGKTTLTERFLFYSHKIHRMGEVHEGTATMDFMPEEQERGITISSACTTSFWNDHTLNLIDTPGHVDFTIEVERSLRVLDGAVGVFCAVGGVEPQSETVWRQSERFKVPKLAFVNKMDRLGADFEAVLKAIHAKLGATLLPITIPIGEGQEFKGVIDVLTMERLEFDTESMGEQMARHPLTEDERALAEPWRERFFETLADVDESVMEAYLSGAPISLDVLKHTIRRATLSLQLVPIYCGSALKNIGVQSVFDGVCDFLPSPLEAAPPLGHDPKSGKTVTVPPNFDDPLAALVFKVSMVGGRRQTFLRIYAGTLAVGDTVRNVTQDQDERAARLFRVHADHREKIETAAAGDIVVVAGMKLARTGDTLTAPGRQVVLESIESYQPVISVAIEPRNSSEADKLDEVLQKSLAEDPTLSLVHEEDTGQRILSGMGELHLEVVLDRLRREYGVEPRVGKPQVVYQETVTKTAETWGEFHRELGEVMHFGRVQVRIEPLERGADSETRTAVDLEGWPEQWIAAAEEGVSDALQSGVLKGYAVHDVRVTIIGLERKEGESTPAGYHMAAAQAVREGLAKAGPRLLEPLMRVEITVPEEYVGEAVGLLGSLNARVEDIDEVGKGVKLVRGLAAMRSLFGFSTTLRSATQGRAGLSISFARFDALDA from the coding sequence ATGGCACCGAAAGTTTCCAAGCGACGTCTCGACAAGCTGCGCAACATCGGCATCATCGCGCATATCGATGCCGGCAAGACCACGCTCACGGAGCGTTTCCTTTTCTACTCCCACAAGATCCACCGCATGGGCGAGGTGCATGAAGGCACGGCCACCATGGACTTCATGCCCGAGGAGCAGGAACGGGGCATCACCATCAGCTCGGCCTGCACCACCAGTTTCTGGAACGACCATACGCTCAATCTCATCGACACACCCGGCCATGTAGACTTCACCATAGAGGTGGAGCGCTCCCTGCGCGTGCTGGACGGCGCCGTCGGCGTGTTCTGCGCGGTGGGAGGGGTGGAGCCGCAGTCAGAGACGGTATGGCGGCAGTCCGAGCGGTTCAAGGTTCCCAAGCTTGCGTTTGTGAACAAAATGGACCGGCTCGGCGCGGATTTTGAGGCGGTGCTCAAGGCCATCCACGCCAAACTCGGCGCCACGCTCCTGCCCATCACCATACCCATCGGCGAGGGCCAGGAGTTCAAGGGTGTTATCGACGTACTGACCATGGAGCGGCTGGAGTTCGATACCGAGTCCATGGGCGAGCAGATGGCGCGGCACCCGCTGACCGAAGATGAGCGCGCACTTGCCGAGCCATGGCGGGAACGGTTTTTCGAAACCCTGGCGGACGTTGACGAGTCCGTCATGGAGGCGTACCTCTCCGGCGCCCCCATTTCTCTGGATGTGCTCAAGCACACCATCCGGCGGGCCACGCTTTCCTTGCAACTGGTTCCGATCTATTGCGGGTCGGCGCTCAAGAACATCGGCGTGCAGTCCGTGTTCGACGGCGTCTGCGATTTTCTCCCCAGCCCGCTTGAAGCGGCGCCCCCCTTAGGCCACGATCCAAAATCCGGCAAGACAGTAACGGTCCCCCCCAATTTTGATGATCCTCTGGCTGCGCTCGTGTTCAAAGTCTCCATGGTGGGCGGCAGGCGGCAGACGTTTTTGCGCATTTACGCCGGCACGCTCGCAGTGGGCGATACGGTGCGCAACGTGACCCAAGATCAGGACGAGCGCGCGGCGCGGCTTTTTCGAGTGCACGCCGACCACCGCGAGAAAATCGAGACCGCCGCGGCCGGCGATATCGTGGTTGTCGCCGGCATGAAGCTGGCCCGCACGGGCGACACCCTCACCGCCCCCGGCCGTCAGGTCGTGCTCGAGTCCATAGAGTCTTATCAGCCCGTTATCTCCGTGGCCATCGAGCCGCGCAACTCCTCGGAGGCGGACAAGCTCGACGAGGTGCTGCAGAAATCTCTGGCCGAGGACCCGACCCTCTCTCTGGTGCATGAGGAAGACACGGGGCAGCGCATTCTTTCTGGTATGGGCGAGCTTCATCTCGAGGTCGTGCTGGACCGGCTGCGCCGCGAATACGGCGTGGAGCCCCGCGTGGGCAAGCCGCAGGTGGTTTACCAGGAGACCGTGACCAAAACGGCGGAAACCTGGGGCGAGTTCCACCGCGAGTTGGGGGAGGTCATGCATTTCGGACGGGTGCAGGTACGCATCGAACCTTTGGAGCGCGGCGCCGATAGCGAGACACGCACGGCCGTGGACCTCGAAGGCTGGCCGGAACAATGGATCGCAGCGGCTGAAGAGGGCGTTTCCGATGCGCTGCAGAGCGGGGTGCTCAAGGGCTATGCCGTGCACGACGTGCGCGTGACCATAATCGGGCTGGAACGCAAGGAAGGCGAGTCCACTCCGGCGGGGTATCACATGGCTGCGGCCCAGGCCGTACGGGAAGGATTGGCCAAAGCCGGCCCAAGATTGCTGGAACCGCTCATGCGTGTGGAGATAACCGTGCCTGAGGAATACGTGGGCGAGGCCGTAGGGCTGCTCGGCAGCCTGAACGCGCGCGTGGAGGATATCGACGAAGTGGGCAAAGGAGTCAAGCTCGTCCGGGGCCTGGCCGCCATGCGCTCGTTGTTCGGGTTCTCAACCACCCTTCGATCGGCCACTCAGGGACGCGCCGGACTATCCATCTCATTTGCTCGGTTTGATGCGCTCGATGCCTAG
- a CDS encoding HU family DNA-binding protein, producing MTKADLVVKVAEKANLTKADAERALNAFLEAVESTLVKEGKLTLTGFGTFVVETRQERKGRNPRTGQEITIPASKVVKFRPGKLLKDAVK from the coding sequence ATGACCAAGGCTGACCTCGTAGTAAAGGTGGCAGAGAAAGCGAACTTGACCAAGGCCGACGCAGAGCGCGCCCTGAACGCTTTTCTTGAGGCTGTGGAGTCCACCCTGGTGAAGGAAGGCAAACTGACCCTGACCGGGTTCGGTACTTTCGTTGTCGAAACCCGGCAGGAGCGCAAAGGCCGCAACCCGCGCACTGGTCAGGAAATCACGATCCCCGCATCCAAGGTCGTCAAGTTCCGGCCCGGAAAGCTCCTCAAGGATGCCGTCAAGTAA
- the trxA gene encoding thioredoxin, with protein MALQVTDGTFDEEVLKSDIPVLVDFWAPWCGPCRAMGPVIDEMASEYEGKVKISKMNVDENPSTPSKYGIRAIPTLILFKDGEVVEQITGAVSKSSIKEMITSKAL; from the coding sequence ATGGCTCTTCAAGTTACCGACGGAACTTTTGACGAAGAAGTCCTGAAAAGCGACATCCCGGTGCTCGTGGATTTCTGGGCCCCCTGGTGCGGTCCCTGCCGTGCGATGGGCCCTGTCATCGACGAGATGGCCAGCGAGTACGAGGGCAAGGTGAAGATCTCCAAAATGAATGTTGACGAGAACCCCTCCACGCCCAGCAAATACGGCATCCGCGCCATCCCCACGCTCATCCTGTTCAAGGACGGCGAGGTGGTGGAGCAGATCACCGGGGCGGTATCCAAGTCCTCGATCAAGGAAATGATCACCTCCAAAGCCCTGTAA
- the fbp gene encoding class 1 fructose-bisphosphatase, whose amino-acid sequence MSTGQITVTEHLLYHQKQSPEATGRFTSLLNDLILAAKIVSREVNKAGLVDILGFTGDINVQGEAVKKLDEYANDIIIHRMERSGVLCAMVSEENADLIIVSDKFQRGEYILIFDPLDGSSNIDANVNVGTIFSILKRTSPPIAEPSESDVLQPGYQQVAAGYFLYGTSTMLVYTSGRGVHGFTLDPSVGEFLLSHPDLQIPEQGKIYSVNESYYAYWDAPTREVIGYFKSFDNPRAKPHSLRYIGSLVADFHRTLLYGGIFMYPMDYRDPKAPKGKLRLMCEASPLAFVAEQAGGLATDGRRRILDIEPHHIHERVPLFIGSEYDVRKVTELYRKHDGS is encoded by the coding sequence ATGTCTACAGGACAGATAACTGTCACAGAGCATTTGCTGTACCATCAGAAGCAGTCTCCGGAAGCCACGGGGCGGTTCACATCGTTGCTCAACGATCTGATCCTGGCTGCCAAGATCGTCTCCCGCGAGGTGAACAAGGCCGGTCTCGTCGACATCCTCGGCTTTACAGGCGACATCAACGTCCAGGGCGAAGCGGTCAAGAAGCTGGACGAATATGCCAATGACATCATCATCCACCGCATGGAGCGTTCCGGCGTTCTGTGCGCCATGGTCTCGGAAGAAAACGCCGACCTCATCATCGTTTCGGACAAATTCCAGCGCGGTGAATACATTCTGATCTTCGATCCGCTGGACGGCTCGTCGAACATCGACGCCAATGTCAATGTCGGCACCATCTTTTCGATCCTCAAGCGCACCTCGCCGCCCATTGCCGAGCCTTCGGAGTCCGACGTGCTCCAGCCCGGATACCAGCAGGTGGCGGCCGGTTACTTCCTGTACGGCACGTCCACCATGCTGGTGTACACCTCCGGCCGGGGCGTCCACGGCTTCACCCTGGACCCCAGCGTGGGCGAGTTCCTGCTTTCCCACCCGGACCTGCAGATTCCGGAGCAGGGCAAGATATATTCCGTGAACGAGAGCTACTACGCCTACTGGGATGCTCCCACGCGCGAGGTGATCGGCTATTTCAAGTCCTTCGACAATCCCCGCGCCAAACCCCACAGCCTGCGCTACATCGGCTCGCTCGTGGCGGATTTCCACCGCACACTGCTCTACGGCGGCATCTTCATGTATCCCATGGACTACCGCGACCCCAAGGCTCCCAAAGGCAAGCTGCGCCTGATGTGCGAGGCGAGCCCGCTCGCGTTCGTGGCCGAGCAGGCCGGGGGACTGGCAACCGACGGCCGGCGCCGGATTCTGGATATCGAACCGCACCATATCCATGAGCGCGTGCCGCTGTTCATCGGTTCGGAGTACGACGTGCGCAAGGTTACTGAGTTGTACCGCAAGCACGATGGTTCCTAG
- the bamD gene encoding outer membrane protein assembly factor BamD: protein MNHVRARLLPLLLFVTLLGGCGIIDYMYLPVPEDTAQELWEAGVDHMNQTDYYRAARYFTQLKDRYPFSPYTVQAELALGDALFLNGDYEAAMDAYLEFEMLHPRHEEMPYVLFQIGVSGYKAFTTIDRPQPLVAEGIQYLRRLQETYPDSAYAEEATEYIRLSREILAKRELFVADFYWKRERFNGAWSRYTYVAENFGDLPEYAEYARRQAELSYLRFQQQASENVLRRQHGSWRDYFQWL, encoded by the coding sequence ATGAACCACGTTAGAGCGAGACTTCTGCCTCTGTTGCTTTTTGTCACCTTGCTCGGCGGATGTGGCATTATCGACTACATGTATCTCCCCGTGCCGGAAGATACGGCCCAGGAGCTGTGGGAAGCCGGCGTGGACCACATGAACCAGACCGACTACTACAGGGCGGCTCGCTACTTCACTCAGCTCAAGGACCGCTATCCGTTCAGCCCGTACACGGTCCAGGCCGAGCTCGCTCTGGGCGATGCGCTGTTCCTCAACGGCGATTACGAGGCGGCAATGGACGCCTATCTCGAGTTCGAGATGCTACACCCCCGCCACGAGGAAATGCCCTACGTCCTCTTCCAGATAGGGGTTTCCGGATACAAGGCGTTCACTACCATCGATCGCCCGCAACCGCTCGTTGCAGAAGGCATCCAGTACCTGCGGCGTTTGCAGGAAACCTATCCGGACTCCGCCTATGCGGAAGAAGCCACCGAATACATCAGGCTCTCGCGAGAGATCCTGGCCAAGCGCGAACTGTTCGTGGCGGACTTCTACTGGAAACGCGAGCGCTTCAACGGCGCCTGGAGCCGCTATACATACGTTGCCGAAAATTTTGGGGATCTACCAGAATATGCGGAGTATGCACGGCGTCAGGCCGAGTTGTCCTATCTGCGCTTCCAGCAGCAGGCATCGGAAAACGTATTGCGACGCCAGCACGGCTCCTGGCGCGATTACTTCCAGTGGCTCTGA
- a CDS encoding DUF2062 domain-containing protein gives MNPIKKPSFLKALAQQDWTPRGLWISFSRLLRLNYLRILRLKASAHSIALGAALGIFVGCLPIIPFQTVLVITLAFIFRANKIAAFSCTWITNAFNVIPFYYMLYKVGSHILPFAVEFNPHLLSLQELFDQGWRLTVLMTAGGFVVGIPSSIAMYFLSLRAVLTYRRRRAMRLLKKRQHHHHR, from the coding sequence ATGAATCCCATCAAGAAGCCTTCGTTTCTGAAAGCTCTCGCCCAGCAGGACTGGACCCCGAGGGGCTTGTGGATCAGCTTTTCCAGGTTGTTGCGGCTGAACTACCTGCGCATATTGCGGCTCAAGGCATCGGCACATTCCATCGCCTTGGGGGCGGCACTCGGGATATTTGTGGGTTGCCTCCCCATCATTCCCTTCCAGACCGTTCTGGTCATCACGCTGGCATTCATTTTTCGCGCGAACAAGATAGCGGCTTTCAGCTGCACGTGGATCACCAATGCGTTCAACGTGATACCTTTCTACTACATGCTCTACAAAGTGGGCAGCCACATCTTGCCCTTCGCTGTAGAGTTCAATCCGCACCTTCTTTCATTGCAGGAACTCTTCGACCAGGGGTGGCGACTCACCGTGCTCATGACAGCTGGCGGCTTCGTGGTCGGCATTCCCAGCTCCATCGCCATGTATTTCCTGTCGTTGCGGGCAGTGCTGACATACCGACGCAGACGGGCAATGCGGCTGCTCAAAAAGCGCCAGCATCATCACCACCGGTAG
- the trxB gene encoding thioredoxin-disulfide reductase translates to MKRYDCVVIGGGPAGMTAALYLLRAGVNMAWVEKLSPGGQTLLTETIDNYPGFPKGIKGYELADLFAAHLNEYSFDKYMDQVGTFEPEPGKHRIKVGDDWLEAKTVIVATGSEYRKLGVEREQELTGRGVSYCALCDGNFYRDKVVAVVGGGNSALEEALYLTKIVKKLYLIHRRKEFRGMMCYQDKCFADPKITMVLESTVDAILGDKEVSGLRLRNVTTDETREIDVDGLFVFVGFKPQATFLPAELNMDEAGYVITDTEMHTNIEGVYAAGDARSKLCRQVVTAVGDGATAAHAASVYLDKL, encoded by the coding sequence ATGAAACGATACGACTGCGTCGTCATAGGGGGCGGACCGGCGGGAATGACGGCCGCCCTCTATCTGTTGCGAGCCGGTGTGAACATGGCCTGGGTGGAGAAGCTGTCTCCGGGCGGGCAGACTCTGCTGACGGAAACTATCGACAATTATCCGGGCTTTCCGAAAGGCATCAAAGGCTACGAGTTGGCCGATCTGTTCGCCGCCCATCTCAATGAGTACTCGTTCGACAAGTACATGGACCAGGTCGGCACTTTCGAGCCCGAGCCCGGCAAGCACCGCATCAAGGTCGGTGACGACTGGCTCGAAGCCAAGACCGTGATCGTCGCCACAGGCTCGGAGTACCGCAAGCTCGGCGTTGAGCGGGAGCAGGAGCTCACCGGTCGCGGTGTTTCCTACTGCGCCCTGTGCGACGGTAATTTCTACCGCGACAAGGTCGTGGCCGTGGTCGGCGGCGGCAACTCGGCTCTTGAGGAAGCACTGTACTTGACGAAGATCGTCAAGAAGCTCTACCTCATCCATCGGCGCAAGGAGTTCCGGGGCATGATGTGCTACCAGGACAAGTGCTTCGCCGATCCCAAGATCACCATGGTGCTCGAATCCACCGTGGACGCCATTTTGGGAGACAAAGAGGTGTCAGGGCTCCGCCTGCGCAACGTGACAACCGACGAGACCAGGGAAATCGACGTGGACGGCTTGTTCGTGTTCGTCGGGTTCAAGCCTCAGGCGACGTTCCTTCCTGCCGAGCTCAATATGGACGAGGCGGGATATGTCATTACCGACACGGAAATGCACACCAACATCGAAGGCGTGTATGCAGCGGGTGATGCCCGGTCCAAGCTGTGCCGTCAGGTCGTCACGGCCGTTGGCGACGGCGCCACTGCGGCTCACGCGGCATCCGTCTATCTGGATAAGCTATGA
- the rpsU gene encoding 30S ribosomal protein S21 codes for MPGVFLDDSDHFDVALRRFKKQVEKAGVLSELKKRQHYEKPSVMRKKKKAAARKRLLKKMRKMNLL; via the coding sequence TTGCCCGGAGTCTTTTTAGACGATTCCGACCACTTCGATGTGGCTCTGCGTCGCTTCAAAAAGCAGGTCGAGAAAGCCGGTGTGCTTTCCGAGCTCAAGAAGCGTCAGCATTATGAAAAGCCCAGCGTAATGCGCAAAAAGAAGAAAGCGGCAGCGCGCAAGCGGCTTCTCAAGAAGATGCGGAAGATGAACCTCCTCTAG
- a CDS encoding alpha,alpha-trehalose-phosphate synthase (UDP-forming), protein MDSTRLVVVSNRLPAALRKNENGDWKVVPGAGGLVTAMAPVLRDRGGTWIGWSGTAGGAEVMDLLASFSKEAGYELKPVGLTAEEVNDFYFGFANEVVWPLFHDFQSRCNFNPRYYHRYMDVNRKFAETVGQWSAEGDFVWVHDYHLMHVGWWLKELGINRRTGFYLHIPFPPVDIFLKMPWRTKVLKALMEYDLVGFQTYRDRRNFIQCLKLFYSDVKAKGRGPVVRISNDERTFNAGYFSIGIDYRQFNETARRPSVKKRAQAIKEADENRTIILGVDRLDYTKGVPQRLEAMRTLFENYPELHGKITFTQVLVPSREQVPEYMALKEEIERLVGEINGQFSQPGYTPVQYMYRSLPREELVAYYRAADMALVTPLRDGMNLVAKEYCACNVSKKGVLFLSEFAGAATQLQNGALLVNPYDVEGVAKAIHQAYHMDDKEKRQRMRKMQEIIRKYDIFWWVDSFLQAGVSRGLGDFPPQESVDYAFFEMGEDYIDDSLSSGT, encoded by the coding sequence ATGGACTCAACCCGTCTTGTCGTGGTTTCCAACCGGTTGCCGGCTGCGCTCAGGAAAAATGAGAACGGCGACTGGAAGGTCGTTCCCGGCGCTGGCGGCCTCGTCACCGCCATGGCGCCGGTTCTGCGAGACCGCGGCGGCACATGGATAGGCTGGTCCGGGACGGCCGGCGGCGCCGAGGTGATGGACCTTCTGGCCTCGTTTTCCAAGGAAGCGGGCTACGAGCTGAAGCCCGTTGGCCTGACTGCCGAAGAGGTCAACGACTTCTACTTCGGATTTGCCAACGAGGTGGTCTGGCCGCTGTTCCACGATTTTCAGTCCCGATGCAATTTTAATCCCCGATATTACCACAGGTATATGGACGTGAACCGGAAGTTCGCAGAAACCGTGGGCCAGTGGAGTGCGGAAGGGGATTTCGTCTGGGTTCACGACTATCACCTCATGCACGTGGGCTGGTGGCTCAAGGAGCTGGGGATAAACCGCCGCACGGGGTTTTATCTGCATATTCCTTTCCCACCCGTCGATATCTTCCTCAAGATGCCCTGGCGCACCAAGGTGCTCAAGGCGCTCATGGAGTACGACCTCGTGGGTTTCCAGACCTATCGGGACCGGCGCAACTTCATCCAGTGCCTCAAGCTCTTCTACTCGGACGTGAAGGCCAAGGGACGCGGCCCCGTTGTGCGCATCAGCAACGACGAGAGAACGTTCAATGCCGGGTACTTCTCCATCGGGATCGACTACAGGCAGTTCAATGAAACCGCCAGGCGTCCGTCCGTGAAAAAGCGCGCCCAGGCGATCAAGGAAGCGGACGAGAACCGAACGATCATTCTGGGCGTGGACCGGCTGGACTACACCAAAGGCGTGCCCCAGCGGCTGGAAGCCATGCGCACGTTGTTCGAGAACTATCCCGAACTGCACGGGAAGATCACCTTCACCCAGGTGCTCGTGCCCAGCCGTGAGCAGGTGCCGGAGTATATGGCGCTCAAGGAGGAGATCGAGCGTCTCGTGGGTGAGATCAACGGCCAGTTTTCCCAGCCCGGCTACACGCCCGTCCAGTATATGTATCGCAGCCTGCCGCGCGAAGAACTGGTCGCCTACTATCGCGCTGCGGACATGGCGCTCGTCACGCCACTGCGAGACGGCATGAATCTCGTGGCCAAGGAATACTGCGCCTGCAATGTCAGCAAAAAGGGCGTGCTTTTCCTCTCGGAATTCGCCGGCGCCGCGACTCAGCTGCAGAACGGTGCGCTGCTCGTCAATCCTTACGATGTGGAAGGCGTGGCCAAGGCCATACACCAAGCGTACCATATGGACGACAAGGAAAAACGCCAGCGCATGCGCAAAATGCAGGAGATCATCCGCAAATATGATATCTTCTGGTGGGTGGATTCGTTCCTCCAGGCCGGTGTTTCGCGCGGACTGGGCGACTTCCCACCGCAGGAAAGCGTGGACTATGCGTTTTTCGAGATGGGCGAGGACTACATTGATGATAGCCTTTCGTCCGGGACGTAG
- the rsmA gene encoding 16S rRNA (adenine(1518)-N(6)/adenine(1519)-N(6))-dimethyltransferase RsmA produces MVAVKEARGQGYAKRSLGQNFLVDPNTSRRIVQALDIEPHDHVLEIGPGRGALTDILAASEAHAVYAVEKDRELAPRLKARHPRLRIALIDALDVAWERLSPEHPWKIIGNLPYNVASPIIWEIAHRAMPASRCVFMVQKEVAQRLAAPPGSKTYGALSVFVQSYMRVKLAFTVGPQVFRPRPKIDSAVVVFTRMESRSVDAEALGAVLAVCFQKRRKQLGSILKQFWSQELEMLFEKRGLSTTMRPENLAVEDFQALAAVMNLRFRP; encoded by the coding sequence ATGGTCGCTGTGAAGGAGGCGAGAGGGCAGGGCTACGCCAAACGCAGCCTCGGCCAGAATTTTCTCGTGGACCCGAACACCTCGCGCCGCATAGTGCAGGCGCTGGATATCGAGCCGCACGACCACGTGCTGGAAATCGGTCCGGGGCGCGGAGCGCTCACCGACATCCTTGCCGCATCGGAAGCACATGCCGTTTATGCCGTGGAGAAGGACCGGGAGCTTGCCCCCCGGCTGAAGGCCAGGCATCCCCGGCTGCGCATCGCCTTGATCGACGCGCTGGACGTGGCCTGGGAGCGTCTTTCGCCGGAGCACCCCTGGAAGATCATCGGAAATCTGCCCTACAACGTGGCCTCGCCGATCATCTGGGAAATCGCGCATCGAGCCATGCCGGCCTCCCGTTGCGTCTTCATGGTGCAAAAGGAGGTCGCGCAGCGTCTGGCCGCTCCGCCCGGTTCGAAGACCTATGGCGCGCTCAGTGTGTTCGTGCAGTCTTATATGCGGGTGAAGCTCGCATTCACGGTGGGACCGCAAGTTTTTCGTCCGCGACCAAAAATTGATTCCGCAGTGGTCGTGTTTACCCGCATGGAGTCTCGGTCCGTAGACGCGGAGGCACTTGGCGCAGTCCTCGCAGTATGTTTTCAGAAGCGACGTAAACAGTTGGGATCAATATTGAAACAGTTTTGGTCGCAAGAGCTGGAAATGCTTTTCGAAAAGCGTGGCCTGAGCACCACGATGCGGCCGGAAAATTTGGCTGTGGAGGACTTCCAAGCCCTTGCAGCTGTAATGAATTTGCGTTTTCGGCCTTGA
- the tsaD gene encoding tRNA (adenosine(37)-N6)-threonylcarbamoyltransferase complex transferase subunit TsaD, translating to MLCLGIETSCDDTGVALVDGGRLVSNRAASQADLHAVFGGVVPEIASREHYRLLAPLYRACLADAGAKPADVDVVAVARGPGLLGSLLTGVSFAKGLALGTGARLVGVDHLHAHVLAAGLETAIPFPAVALLISGGHTNLYMLRSELELELLGRTLDDAAGEAFDKAAKVLNLPYPGGAVMDRLAAFGVVDKTMFPRPYLDNQNLDFSFSGLKTAFAHYIAGRRGIVPERLAEGSRLGSEEGARKLLGPHFQEIADICASYGWSIAETLRIKAARALDRLGDEPRAVVLAGGVACNSTVRKLVREEAAARGLAFVAPSNVLCTDNAAMIAYTGCRLAEAGLCHDLALEAVPRGSKVPRDYTACR from the coding sequence ATGCTTTGTCTCGGTATAGAAACGTCCTGCGACGACACAGGCGTGGCCCTGGTCGACGGGGGACGCCTCGTGTCGAACCGCGCCGCATCCCAGGCCGACCTGCACGCCGTGTTCGGCGGCGTGGTGCCGGAGATAGCCTCGCGTGAACACTACAGGCTGCTCGCGCCGTTGTATCGCGCCTGTCTGGCGGACGCCGGAGCCAAGCCTGCCGACGTGGACGTGGTGGCTGTGGCACGCGGTCCCGGATTGCTGGGCAGCCTGCTCACCGGCGTCTCCTTTGCCAAGGGACTCGCCCTGGGCACGGGGGCGCGTCTCGTGGGGGTGGATCATCTGCATGCGCACGTCCTGGCCGCCGGACTTGAAACGGCGATTCCGTTCCCGGCAGTTGCGCTGCTCATATCCGGCGGGCACACCAATCTCTACATGCTGCGCTCGGAACTGGAACTGGAGCTTTTGGGCCGAACGCTGGATGACGCTGCCGGCGAAGCTTTCGACAAGGCGGCGAAGGTGCTCAATCTGCCATACCCCGGAGGGGCGGTCATGGATCGCCTTGCAGCATTCGGCGTCGTGGACAAAACCATGTTCCCGCGACCGTACCTCGACAACCAGAACCTCGACTTCAGCTTCAGCGGGTTGAAGACCGCCTTTGCGCACTACATTGCAGGTCGGAGGGGCATCGTGCCCGAACGCCTTGCCGAAGGCTCCCGGCTCGGCAGCGAGGAGGGCGCCAGAAAATTGCTCGGGCCACATTTCCAGGAGATTGCGGACATTTGCGCGTCCTATGGCTGGTCAATTGCAGAAACATTGCGCATCAAGGCGGCCCGGGCACTGGACCGGCTGGGGGACGAGCCTCGCGCCGTGGTTCTGGCAGGAGGCGTGGCCTGCAACAGCACGGTGCGGAAGTTGGTGCGAGAGGAAGCGGCGGCTCGCGGTCTCGCTTTCGTTGCGCCTTCGAATGTGCTATGTACTGATAATGCGGCCATGATAGCCTATACGGGCTGCCGTCTTGCCGAGGCCGGGCTGTGTCATGATCTTGCGCTGGAGGCGGTGCCCCGGGGCAGCAAGGTCCCGCGCGATTATACGGCGTGCCGCTGA
- a CDS encoding tetratricopeptide repeat protein, whose protein sequence is MPAKIESLREILELDPTSKLFFPLARLLHEEGSDIEARDLLRQGLSHHPEHLEARLYLIEVLDELGEDQAAQETAEDVARVLAGSTAFWRCWARGLEGDPEQRELSFAVQFVAARLADEPVSWVEVLSRGLRSLKGEPCEAKLRASSRPSPSRRPRRPAAPPAEPVRCPYPDTVEEMTLEHVDESERSEVFSLRTRTMADLLSRQGDFDGAIEIYRELLSSTPSGPMRDELEGLIETTQRKKGERSAKPPAPEKSQEAATAKKSRKKLLSTLESLAERLEARAAE, encoded by the coding sequence CTGCGCGAAATCCTCGAGCTGGACCCTACGTCCAAGCTTTTTTTCCCGCTCGCCAGGCTGCTGCACGAGGAAGGCAGCGACATCGAAGCCCGCGACCTGTTGCGGCAAGGGCTCTCGCATCATCCGGAACATCTTGAGGCAAGGCTGTATCTCATCGAGGTGCTCGACGAGCTCGGCGAAGATCAGGCGGCGCAGGAAACTGCGGAAGATGTCGCCCGGGTGCTGGCCGGATCCACGGCTTTCTGGCGCTGCTGGGCCAGGGGGCTGGAGGGTGATCCCGAGCAACGCGAACTCTCTTTTGCAGTGCAGTTCGTGGCCGCCCGGCTGGCGGACGAACCGGTCAGCTGGGTCGAGGTGCTTTCCCGGGGGCTGCGGTCCCTGAAAGGGGAACCGTGCGAGGCAAAATTGCGCGCCTCCTCCAGGCCGTCGCCTTCACGCCGTCCCCGCCGTCCTGCTGCTCCGCCTGCCGAACCGGTTCGCTGCCCGTATCCCGATACAGTCGAGGAAATGACTCTCGAACACGTCGATGAAAGCGAACGTTCGGAAGTGTTTTCTCTGCGCACGCGAACCATGGCGGATCTTTTGTCCCGGCAGGGAGATTTCGATGGAGCCATCGAAATATACAGGGAGTTGCTGTCTTCCACGCCATCCGGCCCCATGCGGGACGAGTTGGAAGGACTCATAGAGACGACCCAGCGTAAAAAAGGTGAACGGAGCGCCAAGCCACCGGCGCCGGAAAAAAGCCAAGAGGCGGCGACAGCCAAGAAAAGTCGCAAAAAGCTGCTGAGCACCCTGGAAAGTCTGGCCGAGCGGCTGGAAGCCAGAGCAGCGGAGTGA